A single Anopheles arabiensis isolate DONGOLA chromosome 2, AaraD3, whole genome shotgun sequence DNA region contains:
- the LOC120894071 gene encoding uracil phosphoribosyltransferase homolog has translation MCSANENNGTATPPPVALSQNPSDYGNNLKIIDSNDQIKELQTIIRDKNTTRSDFKFYADRLIRLVIEESLNQLPYSDCSVITPTGAIYDGLRYRSGNCGVSIIRSGEAMEQGLRDCCRSIRIGKILVESDAETHVAKVVYARFPDDIARRQVLLMYPIMATGNTVIQAVSVLKDHGVKENSIILSNLFCTPIAARMVVTAFPDLKILTSELHPVAPNHFGQKYFGTD, from the exons ATGTGCAgtgcaaacgaaaacaacggTACCGCCACGCCGCCCCCGGTGGCACTGTCGCAAAATCCCAGCGATTATGGCAATAACTTAAAAATCATCGACAGCAACGACCAAATCAAAGAGCTGCAGACGATCATACGGGACAA AAACACCACGCGGAGCGACTTCAAATTCTACGCCGACCGGCTGATTAGGCTGGTGATTGAGGAAAGCCTAAACCAGCTGCCGTACTCGGACTGCTCCGTCATCACGCCGACCGGCGCCATCTACGACGGGTTGCGGTACCGGTCCGGCAACTGTGGCGTTTCCATCATCCGTTCCGGCGAAGCGATGGAGCAG GGACTGCGAGACTGCTGCCGCTCGATACGAATCGGCAAGATTCTGGTCGAATCGGACGCCGAAACGCACGTGGCCAAGGTGGTGTACGCCCGGTTTCCAGACGACATCGCCCGGCGACAGGTACTGCTCATGTACCCCATCATGGCAACCGGCAACACCGTCATACAG GCGGTCAGCGTGCTGAAGGACCACGGTGTGAAGGAAAACTCGATCATCTTGTCCAACCTGTTCTGCACACCGATAGCCGCCCGGATGGTGGTGACCGCCTTTCCGGATCTGAAAATTCTCACCTCCGAGCTGCACCCGGTCGCACCGAACCATTTCGGACAGAAGTACTTCGGCACGGACTGA
- the LOC120894070 gene encoding pescadillo homolog, with the protein MVKRNHKFKSGEGAMYYTRKAAMNKLQLNIKDFRQLCILKGIYPREPKHRARAQHGSREMKILYHKKDITFLLHEPIVWTLRDRKIFNRRIKHAAAKQNMNLRDIRLHNYPQLKLDHIVKERYPTFIDAIKELDDCMTLLFMFSTFPATKIITRELTRMSRRLTVEFMHYVIAAQALRKVFISIKGYYFQAEIKGETVTWIVPHYFPYSPHRGEMVDLSIMKSFGDFFTVMAGFINYRLYHSINLVYPPQFAHSLDSDETMGNEQKFVSERIAALNVELLRSDGGNGDTEEPELLEWTGNDEELPHVSQIRQEAQNVNKLKTLFKGLKFFLNREVPREPLVFIIRCFGGKVSWDKTMFVGATFDESDETITHQIVDRPSMEKQHISRDYIQPQWVFDSVNQRRLLPTNKYFMGAVLPPHLSPFTSANARYVPPEELAARKAAEGEEEEETFEPAEVNADQEHISDDEEVQDPENEQEMQDYALMKAFNDERTDSLNSGKKEGAEDATDNGKDAAEKKQQQNGDGESDDEDEEEEEEEDVMPKKQKPVSNKPKGMAVRRGTVYRENEAEKKIVDKQEEALRARMVKSRHRKLYSKLVEREKKADKNARLLANKRERIEKQKRAEQVEKQKQQRKQILA; encoded by the exons ATGGTGAAGCGAAATCACAAG TTCAAATCGGGCGAGGGTGCCATGTACTACACCCGGAAGGCCGCCATGAACAAGCTGCAGCTCAACATCAAAGACTTCCGGCAGCTGTGCATCCTGAAGGGCATCTATCCGCGCGAACCGAAGCACCGGGCACGTGCGCAGCACGGTTCGCGCGAGATGAAGATCCTGTACCACAAGAAGGACATCACCTTCCTGCTGCACGAGCCGATCGTGTGGACGCTGCGCGACCGGAAGATCTTCAACCGGCGCATCAAGCATGCGGCGGCGAAGCAGAACATGAACCTGCGCGACATACGGCTGCACAACTACCCGCAGCTGAAGCTGGACCACATCGTGAAGGAGCGCTACCCGACGTTCATCGACGCGATCAAGGAGCTGGACGACTGCATGACGCTGCTGTTCATGTTCAGCACGTTCCCGGCGACGAAGATCATTACGCGCGAGCTGACGCGCATGAGCCGCCGGCTGACGGTGGAGTTTATGCACTACGTGATCGCGGCCCAGGCCCTGCGCAAAGTGTTCATCTCGATCAAGGGCTACTACTTCCAGGCGGAGATCAAGGGCGAAACGGTGACGTGGATCGTGCCGCACTACTTCCCGTACTCGCCGCACCGCGGCGAGATGGTCGACCTGAGCATTATGAAATCGTTCGGCGACTTTTTCACCGTGATGGCCGGGTTCATCAACTACCGGCTGTACCATTCGATCAATCTGGTGTATCCGCCCCAGTTTGCGCACTCGCTCGACTCGGACGAAACGATGGGCAACGAGCAGAAGTTCGTGTCGGAGCGTATTGCCGCGCTGAACGTGGAGCTGCTGCGCTCGGACGGTGGCAACGGGGACACGGAAGAGCCGGAGCTGCTGGAGTGGACGGGCAACGATGAGGAGCTGCCGCACGTGAGCCAGATCCGGCAGGAGGCACAGAACGTGAACAAGCTGAAGACACTGTTCAAGGGGCTGAAGTTTTTCCTCAACCGCGAGGTACCCCGTGAGCCGCTCGTGTTCATTATTCGCTGCTTCGGCGGTAAGGTTTCGTGGGACAAGACGATGTTTGTCGGCGCCACGTTCGACGAGAGCGACGAAACGATCACGCACCAGATTGTCGATCGGCCGAGCATGGAGAAGCAGCACATCTCGCGCGACTACATCCAACCGCAGTGGGTGTTTGATAGTGTTAATCAGCGCCGTCTGCTCCCGACCAACAAGTACTTTATGGGGGCCGTTTTGCCACCGCATCTGTCGCCGTTCACGAGCGCGAATGCGCGGTACGTGCCGCCGGAGGAGCTGGCAGCGCGCAAGGCCGCcgaaggggaggaagaggaggaaacgTTCGAGCCGGCGGAGGTGAATGCCGACCAGGAGCACATTTCGGACGACGAGGAGGTGCAGGACCCGGAGAATGAGCAGGAAATGCAAGACTACGCCCTGATGAAGGCGTTCAACGACGAGCGAACGGATTCGCTCAACAGTGGCAAGAAGGAAGGGGCAGAGGATGCGACCGACAACGGTAAGGACGCAGCGgaaaagaagcagcagcagaacggtGACGGCGAGTCGGACgacgaggatgaggaggaagaggaggaggaggacgtgATGCCGAAAAAACAGAAACCGGTCTCGAACAAACCGAAAGGCATGGCGGTGCGGCGCGGCACAGTGTACAGGGAGAACGAGGCCGAGAAGAAAATCGTGGACAAGCAGGAGGAGGCGCTGCGGGCACGAATGGTAAAGTCGAGACATCGCAAGCTGTACTCGAAGCTGGTGGAGCGGGAGAAAAAGGCGGACAAGAACGCGCGGCTGCTGGCAAACAAGCGGGAACGCATCGAGAAGCAGAAGCGAGCGGAGCAGGTGGaaaagcagaagcagcagcggaaGCAAATTTTGGCCTAA
- the LOC120895684 gene encoding 1-acyl-sn-glycerol-3-phosphate acyltransferase gamma-like: MAGFLSMLKQSTLVHLCFAISFFTSGLIINTVQCILYVGLKPFNKHLYRTIGYYLCYSFYSQLVFLADWWSDTKLNVYASDEDMKYCGTEHVLLLMNHTYEIDWLLGWMFCEKVRVLGNCKAYAKKVIQYIPTIGWAWKFAEFVFLERSFEKDREIIGRQINEILDYPDPVWLLLNAEGTRFTEQKHEASVKFAQEKGMVPLKHHLIPRTKGFTASLPFLREKCPAVLDIQLGISKDSKVKPTIFNILNGKQIEAHLCVRRFPTETLPEREEDAAVWLQELFREKDRMQDSFHRTGSFFTDSGVAERPKLQLHRRPTTLVNTAFWVVATLTPMLYYLVMLLFSGEILYFSIGAGILFAFYMLMVKAIGMSKISKASSYGAEKLKNGHSPTHEPVEPTAAESSKDK; encoded by the exons atggcAGGCTTTCTGTCGATGCTCAAGCAGTCGACGCTTGTACACCTTTGCTTTGCGATTTCATTCTTTACCTCCGGGCTGATCATCAACACCGTACAGTGCATCCTGTACGTCGGGCTGAAGCCGTTCAACAAGCATCTCTATCGAACGATCGGTTACTATCTTTGCTATTCGTTTTACTCCC AGCTTGTCTTTCTGGCCGACTGGTGGTCGGACACGAAGCTAAACGTGTACGCTAGCGACGAGGACATGAAGTACTGCGGCACCGagcacgtgctgctgctgatgaacCACACGTACGAGATCGACTGGCTGCTCGGGTGGATGTTCTGCGAGAAGGTGCGCGTGCTGGGCAACTGCAAAGCGTACGCGAAGAAGGTCATCCAGTACATACCCACCATCGGGTGGGCGTGGAAGTTTGCCGAGTTTGTGTTTCTCGAGCGCTCCTTCGAGAAGGATCGGGAAATCATTGGCCGGCAGATTAACGAAATCCTCGACTATCCCGACCCggtgtggctgctgctgaacgCGGAAGGTACGCGGTTTACCGAGCAGAAGCACGAAGCGTCGGTGAAGTTTGCGCAGGAGAAGGGTATGGTGCCGCTGAAGCATCATCTGATCCCGCGCACGAAGGGTTTCACCGCGAGCTTGCCGTTTCTGCGCGAAAAGTGTCCGGCCGTGCTGGACATTCAGCTGGGCATTAGCAAGGACTCGAAG GTTAAGCCGACGATTTTCAACATCCTGAACGGCAAACAGATCGAGGCGCACTTGTGCGTGCGCCGTTTCCCCACCGAGACGCTGCCGGAGCGCGAGGAAGACGCCGCCGTCTGGCTGCAGGAACTGTTCCGCGAGAAGGACCGAATGCAGGACAGCTTCCACCGGACCGGTAGCTTCTTTACCGATTCCGGCGTGGCCGAGCGGCCCAAGCTGCAGCTGCACCGCCGACCGACGACGCTCGTCAATACTGCCTTCTGGGTGGTGGCCACCCTTACCCCGATGCTCTACTAcctggtgatgctgctgttcaGTGGCGAGATTCTGTACTTTTCGATCGGTGCCGGCATTCTCTTTGCCT TTTACATGCTGATGGTGAAGGCGATCGGTATGTCCAAGATCAGCAAAGCTTCGTCGTACGGTGCGGAAAAGCTGAAAAATGGCCACAGTCCCACCCACGAACCGGTGGAACCGACCGCTGCCGAATCGTCCAAGGATAAGTAG